The Clostridium aceticum genomic interval GGGTAGAGAGCACGCTTCTTCACTCTGCACTAAACCTAAATAGGGGGAGAATCTAGTGAAGATTATTTTAATACTGTTGGTGGCAGGTGTATTGATGATTGATTTTGTCAAACTAGATAAAAGCAATAAAAAAATTTTCTATATTTATGGTTTCATCGTTATTATGATTTTACTGGTTGTGATAGCAGAAAAATATGAGTTTTTTAAAACAACTCCTATAGAAATAGGAGTTGAAAAGATGCGGCCTATTACGGATTGGATAGAAATAAAGTTACAGTAGAATCAGTCTAACTTCCTTTAAAATCCTCTATCGTCACAAAAACTGATAATGGTGTAAAATATTCCTTTATATGGTTGAAAAAGATGGGATAGCATGATATAATTTCTTTATAATTAAATGGCGATGGAGTTCGCCCTTAACCACTGAAATTTAGTTGATGACTCCTGTAAAACAATCGATATCGATGGTTTTACAGGAGTTTTTTGTATTTAAAAGCTTAATTTAATTCGGTGGATAGGAGAAAATACTAATATTATTAAATGGGAGGGATTTGTATGGCGTTTAGTTTAGCTATGATCATTTTATTGGGCTTGTTATTCAATCAATTGTTTACAAAAATGAAACTTCCAGGATTACTGGGAATGTTGGTGTTGGGGGTGCTGATCGGACCCTACGGACTAGATTGGTTAGATGAAAGTATATTGCTCATTTCAGGAGATTTAAGAAAAATTGCTTTAATTATCATTTTAATTCGAGCAGGTTTTGGTATTAATCGAGATACTTTAAATAAGATAGGTATACCTGCTGTAAAGTTAAGTTGTATCCCAGGGATTTTTGAAGGATTAACAGTTATGTTGGTGGCTGGATATCTTCTTGATATTAGCAGGGTGGAGGCAGGCATGTTAGGTTTTATTATTGCGGCTGTATCACCAGCGGTCATTGTACCTTCAATGCTTTCCTTTATCGAAAGGAGAAAGGGGGAAGAAAAAGGAATTCCCACATTAATATTGGCAGGAGCTTCCGTAGATGATGTCGTTGCAATCACAATATTCTCTAGTTTTGTAGGCATGTATGGAGGACAAAATATTAATTTTATAAGACAACTACTAAACATTCCTTTATCCATTGTGACAGGCATAGCTTTGGGTGCTGTTTTAAGCATACTATTACTTTATATCTTTAATCATTTTCATATTAGAAATACGAAGAAGGTATTAATGATTTTGGCTTCAGCAATTATTCTAACTGGATTGGAGGATATCCTGCATGACATCGTACCTATTGCAGCTCTATTAGGCGTGATGGTAATTGGATTTGTGATTTTAGAGAAAAAAGAGGTTCTAGCTAAGGAATTGTCTGATAAATTCAATAAAATATGGGTTTTTGCTGAAATTATCTTATTTGTTTTAGTAGGTGCCCAAGTAAATATCTATCTTGCCGCAGAAACTGGGTGGATTGGTTTGATAATTATTGCTATAGGTCTTATGGCAAGGTCCCTTGGTGTATATTTATCGCTTTTAGGAACAAATCTTTCAGCAAAAGAGAGAGGATTTTGTGTTGTTGCCTATATACCAAAAGCAACGGTACAGGCAGCCATTGGAGCAGTACCCTTATCTATTGGAGCACCTGCAGGAGAAGTGATATTGGCATTGGCTGTATTGGCTATTGTTGTGACGGCACCTATAGGAGCCATTGCTATTAAGGTGACGGGGGAGAGGGTTTTGGAGTTGTATAGTGAATAACTATAGTTATTCACCGTTCCGTTTTGATCATTCCACAAAAGGCTTTCATAGGACCATTATCAATGTATCTGGAAACTCTAGACATACTCTGAGTCATTCCTGCTTCATCAAGTTTATTTTTGAATTGTTTAGATGTATTGTTACAGCCAATAGTTTTTCTTCAGGTGATACATTGCTGTTTCCAGACATAAAAAGATACTCCTCCTTATGGTAAACAGTTTTTATTATTTAAACTGTTTACCATAAGGAGAGCATATCATTTACAGGATCATTATTCGTTTTTACAAATAATTTGTAAAAATTTTCAATATATGATATAATACAAAAGTTAGTTTATTGGTTAGATATAACTGGTTAAGATATAGTCGAATTATTTTTTACAATGATTTTATCGTTAGTTTCAAAATTGCTATGAAGATGCTTTTCATTTTATTTCTAAGGTTTATAAGAACTTAGATGCCCTCCTTAGTATATATTAGAGGTTGCTAAAATATCTAATAATGAAAGTAAATTTATTCTATTCTTGAATTTTCAATATGAATTATTAAAATAAATGATTACATGATTGATCCTTACAAATTTTTTTATAGGATGTTTGCTATGATTGCCTAGCAAAGGAAGTTACATATTCTGTGAAATGATTTTGGATTTGATGATGACATTCTTAAAAACAATGATGTTTTACTAACATACTACTATGTTAGTTTTTTTGTTTTGTAATACTTACATTAAAGAAACAATATACTAACAAGTACCTTCAATAGATATTGAAGGATAATTAAGAATTTAAAAGGAGGTGTCTTAATGACACAGTATTTAATATTAACGCTTATCGGACTGTTCTTAGTAACAGCACTTACAAATGTTTTTGCAACATTAAA includes:
- a CDS encoding cation:proton antiporter, producing MAFSLAMIILLGLLFNQLFTKMKLPGLLGMLVLGVLIGPYGLDWLDESILLISGDLRKIALIIILIRAGFGINRDTLNKIGIPAVKLSCIPGIFEGLTVMLVAGYLLDISRVEAGMLGFIIAAVSPAVIVPSMLSFIERRKGEEKGIPTLILAGASVDDVVAITIFSSFVGMYGGQNINFIRQLLNIPLSIVTGIALGAVLSILLLYIFNHFHIRNTKKVLMILASAIILTGLEDILHDIVPIAALLGVMVIGFVILEKKEVLAKELSDKFNKIWVFAEIILFVLVGAQVNIYLAAETGWIGLIIIAIGLMARSLGVYLSLLGTNLSAKERGFCVVAYIPKATVQAAIGAVPLSIGAPAGEVILALAVLAIVVTAPIGAIAIKVTGERVLELYSE